AAAAGAGACATCTACGTTATTCTCTGCACAATATATAAACCTACTCTGGTACTACTTTTTAATGGAAAAGAGGCATCTAGGTTATTCTCTGCACCAATATATAAACCTACCccagtacatttttttaatgaaaaaagatgCATCTAGGTTATTCTCTGCACAAGATGTAAACCTACTAAAGAGGCTTAACTTAAAGGTTATTGAGTCAAATTATCAAGTGATTGAACTTGACCAAGGTATTATGCCAACAAACACTGtccaagtttcatcatgattgGATCATAAATTTGTCAGATATTGTCTCCACTACTGCAAGAAATGATACCTAAATCTCAACATTTCAAGAAACACAGAAACagttaatatatgatataatatgaacACAGTGGCTGTTTAATCTGCCAGCTATTGAAATACTGTTTGTACGTACATCAGCCAGGTTGTCCATGACGGAGGAGACATCGTCGGCGCTGGTGCGCGAGTTGAGACCTTGTAGAGCCTTTGTACCACCCTCGATAGCTTTCAGCACCTGAACACAGAGATATTCACAGATATAtaatttgatcatttaaatatgaaagtGATTATAAGGGATAACACCCATTGTCATATTTGCTCTGACATTATCTTATCCCAAGTATTTctgacacatttaaaaaaaaatcgcttTACATTTCAATACtagcatttaaaaatatttactttgtatttgtCAGTGCCATTTTCACACTAAAGacataatacattgtatattcatTCTATACATCAGAGATCATTCAGAAAATGATCTGcataataacaattatgttcCATTACTACTTTTTTggaacaaaagaaaaatgtacATGGAAAGCTATTTTAAAGATCATGAAATTAAATgctaaaagtatatatattgattgacatttttatgtgcttgaaaatataaaatctgaACAGTAAAAATGTAGCCGTTTCCCATACAGACCATTTCATTGCTTTCTGCCTCCTTGATGCGGTGGAGAATGTTGTCAAGTGTATCCATGGAACCTGTCAACTTGTCAACCCGGGACAGCCCCAAACGACGCTTACGCATGCAGCTCATTGCCTACGGAAATAGTAGACTGAATCAATTCACAAGTCAGGCAGTATATCCAACAAGCAGTAGtcattaacattttacatttgaGGTGTTATACAGAAAAACTAAAGTTGCAATACTTTTGAATTTCTCTgcatcaaataaacaaatagtaTTAAGTGAATTACAATTTTGTGACATGcttcaaatattaaattgtaaactactgattataaaaaaacattaaacacatgAAAATACTTAATAACTCAATCACTTTATGTCggtttaaaatattgtactgTAAAACGTTATATATGTACCCAACTTTAGACACAATTCAAATCCTGAAACAACATTATAGTTTACTCCACgaagcaaaacaaatataaaagcatGATGATTTGCATCATCTTTGACAATAACAACTATTGAGGTGTTGATGTAAAATTCACTTTCAAAAGTAATAATAAATCTCACCAATTTTGTCATGCCTTTCTGTTTATATGCAATAGCTTCAGCCGCAAgcctgaaacaaacaaatcttTTAAGAAAGTTCACCACAATGGCACAAATTTATCTGTTTGTTTGCATAGGAGAAGTTCTCTCATTATATGGACggacaaatattttaaaatgttatcccCTACATTTTGAACTTATTATTTGAACGTATTTAAAACTGctgaacatgattaaacaaGAGCGTCATTCAATGTAAACGCTCATTTTCTCATTAGTcgaacaagggacataactagACTATTACTTAAGCCAGAATTATGGGCCTTGCTCAACTGATGCCTTTtgcacatgtgtaccaagttataATGACACCAGTTCAGCAGCACAGCgatcaaggctatgacaatacttttTTTGAAACGGCAGATGAGCTTAAAATGAAGCTGTAATATTTCAGTAACTACATCTCTGTTGTGTCTGAACCACAACAagaaacatgcatatatatgtataataaatgtatgttacCTTTTTGTCTCTGTCAACAATGTttctattttactttttaaatcatCATGAGCTTTTTGAATCCTGAAATATAGAAAGAAGAATACACATGAGATATAATGGGCATTGATTTCTCTCAATCATCTCAACTTCAGTCACTAAACTAATTAGTAACACCACAAGTGGAAGACAAAGCttcactgttgttttttagttGACTTCCGTGTATAATtcaacaaacaagagctgtcacagtatgtgacgaatgcccccgaatgtgacattgacctacgaacaaggtcagtacatgaaaagtttatcttgcctttacgtgtcaaatacatatggcaagttattttaaaatgcctctgaacataaaaaataccacccatacttgacaacctacactgttatgtccttatattcagaattcccttgtgaataaacacttagtgtatctttcaccttagaggtagggacatgggtcttgcacacgacacgttgtcttcgtatgtggaacacatgtagcaagtgattttaaaatctgtccatacaagggaaagtaacagcccggacacgacaacctatactctatgtccttatatgcagcactccattgtgaataaacactaagtgtgaccttgacctttgaggaagggacacgggtcttgcacgcgacacgtcgtcttggtatgtggaacacatgtgtcaagttttttttaaatctgtccatacaagggaaagttacagcccggacacgacaacctatactctatgtccttatatgcagcacaccattgtgaataaacactatgtgtgaccttgacctttgaggtagggacacgggtcttgcacacgacacgtcgtcttggtatgtggaacacatgtggcaagttattttaaaatctgtccatacaagagaaagttacagcccggacacgacaacctatactctatgtccttatatgcagctttccattgtgaataaacactaagtgtgaccttgacctttgaggtagggacacgggtcttgcacgcgacacgtcgtcttggtatgtggaacacatgtggcaagttattttaaaatctgtccatacaagggaaagttacagcccggacacgacaacctgtactctatgtccttatatgcagcactccattgtgaataaacactaagtgtgaccttgacctttgaggtagggacacgggtcttgcacgcgacacgtcgtcttggtatgtggtacacatgtggcaagttattttaaaatctgtccatacaagagaaagttacagcccggacaccacaacctatactctatatccttatatgcagcactccattgtgaataaacactaagtgtgaccttgacctttgaggtagggacacgagtcttgcacgccacacgtcgtcttggtatgtggaacacatgtggcaagttattttaaaatctgtccatacaaaggaAATGttcagagccggacggacggacggatggacggtgcgattttaatatgcccacctttgggggcataaaaaaaattgacaagAGCAATGCAATTTGCAACCCATACTCATTCTGTCAgtggtaatatatatatatccagtTTCATGTTGATATCCTTAAGGCCTATTTGTTTATCATCTGAATTAACAGCAAATGATCTCAAAAATGCTAGGTAGGGATGggacaagtgttgttttttgtgtttgtgttttacatTCAGTCAAAACAGCAAAGCATGACACGAAAACTTACCATGACATTTCAGAATATTGAGTATTAAATAAATAGACTATGTTTTCAATTGTTATCAACACAAATGGTTAAAAAACTTAATATCCAAACTTTTCTCTTGGatcgaaaaaacaaaacatctaaAGTCAAGGGATTTTGCCAGGTAGTGTTACTGTAAGTCAAGTGTTGATATCTGCTTACCTGTGTATATGCAAGTCAAGTGTTGATATCTACTTATCTGTGTATATGCAAGTCAAGTGTTGATATCTGCTTACCTGTGTATATATGCAAGTCAAGTGTTCACATTTGCTTACCTGTGTATATGCAAGTCAAGTGTTCATATCTGCTTACCTGTGTATATGCAAGTCAAGTGTTGATATCTGCTTACCTGTGTATATATGCAAGTCAAGTGTTGATATCTGCTTACCTGTGTATATGCAAGTCAAGTGTTGATATCTGCTTACCTGTGCATATGCAAGTCAAGTGTTGATATCTGCTTACCTGTGCATATGCAAGTCAAGTGTTGATATCTGCTTACCTGTGCATATGCAAGTCAAGTGTTGATATCTGCTTACCTGTGCATATGCAAGTCAAGTGTTGATATCTGCTTACCTGTGCATATGCAAGTCAAGTGTTGATATCTGCTTACCTGTGCATATGCAAGTCAAGTGTTGATATCTGCTTACCTGTGCATATGCAAGTCAAGTGTTGATATCTGCTTACCTGTGTATATGCAAGTCCTGCTCATCTATCTTTTTTTTCTGTGCTTCTTTTTCTATGAACTTTACAATCTGTAAAGAAAGATGCCATGGTAAGGGTACTaatcatgttattttatatacatgtacaaggaTTGTTTGGGATGAGCTCGAAATTCTACCATATAAAGAAcaaatgttgttgaaaatgtttgtaaattgttgCAAATGAAGTTTAATAACTGCAATCTTGGTTGATGATAGAAATTTATGGTATATTTTATagacattatttcaaataaagaatTTGAAGTTTATCTCCAAAATTTCCCAAATTGTCAAATAACCTCGATACAAGTTTAAGATCAGCTTTCACAGAACTTTATCAGCTTTGCTTCATGAAGTTATGTAGTTTGAGAAGAAAAACGTCCCTGGCTTATCTAATATGGACTTCTCAATTTAATGTTGACATATTAAAGATCAAATAAGCTTGCCCCAATTTCTCATAATTTTAAGTCCTTTTTAACAGGATCAAGTTAAGCACACTATTTTCGTATTTGTTAATACATAACCAACCTAAAGTCAAGTCAACTTATGCTATGATTATGGACAGTTCCTACCTTTATGATAATATTACAATAAGTAATACAAATTATACTGCCATAAAAAATTATCAACCATGCGCTATCGCACTTGATCCATAATTACCCTGGCTAACATGCTGACTAACCTGGGTACTGATAGAGTGCATTGATTTTGTTCGGGAGCATTTGACtaagcaaatgaaaataatttagtCTTTTAAGGGCATAAGATTGGTCATGAAAACTGGAACTGTCCATCCGAAAGAGCACTACCATTTCCTCACCTTATTACCATCCTCTTGCGTCTGTATGACCACCTGTTTACTGGCCTCTAGCTGTCTCATAACAAGATTAAACTCCATGGAGGTGGGGCACAGGTCTGTTTGCTCTGCCTGCAATGTGTCGTACTCCACGATCCCAGAGACACGCGCCTCACTCAGCCGATGGCGTCTTTCTACCAGCTCTTCCGCCTTTCTCTGTTATGAATAATGTGACAATATAGAAGTAATATGTAGTTATAATAATTCCTAACATATAATGAGTTTACTCACTTAAAGTTTAAATACTTATCTTTTTCAAACTCCCCCCTGGAAGTTTACAATTGTACATTTTTACTGATCTGTGATGAAACAGTAACAAAATGAATCTTTTCTACCAGCATCAATATAAAATACCAGTAACTGCACACACAGCTAGAGTTAGTGAAATTATTCACGGTAGCTTTCAGTGTATACTTTCAATCACAACTGAATTCGGtgaagtaactgttttgtacagAAATGCCAAGAACAAAATTCAATTACCAAGGTGTGTGTAAGTAAAAAGCATCAATTGTTACTTATCCACACAATAGTTATAGCATGGTCAACTGTTCTGGTATGGGAGTTAATGTAGacggaaaaaaagaaaacactctAGCATTGTACCATCATTATTATTTGAGTTTGAGAGTGatccagtggtataggtgtctgcctttcaCCTAATAGGTTGTCAGTTCAATCCCCAACAGAGATAGCTTCTAACTGCCTCTCAGAATGACACCAGGACTAGTTTTTACCCAGGAAATGGACTCAAGCGTGATTATATAAGCTGTTAGCTTTTGTCACAATCCagctaaaacaaattattataaactaaCCTTGACAAAATCCATCTTGCAAATGCTGAGAGAGCTACATGTATTTACAGACCTTAATGACATCCATAATGACGTATGTTTCAGGAGGCTGCTTTTGTTCTTGTTCCCGTGACAACCATTTGAGACTCCAGCCGACTGGTTTCTTCACGAGTCTGTTGTATCCCCATGACAACCAGCCATCACTGCCCTCCACAGTCAGGTCAGACAACTTCTTCACCTGGCCCTTACTGCAACAGTTCAAgtttgaaattgcaaaaaaatgtgtttattaatGACTAGTAGAATTCCACAAATATGCTAA
The Mya arenaria isolate MELC-2E11 chromosome 12, ASM2691426v1 DNA segment above includes these coding regions:
- the LOC128212429 gene encoding charged multivesicular body protein 7-like — translated: METINKPSALPPDWTDDMKMTVMFSPFRDKNLNPKSWDQKIKFWSELIVEECKQSQQALINVQQLREKFRRKEKSPSCLDTVLQEMLNKGQVKKLSDLTVEGSDGWLSWGYNRLVKKPVGWSLKWLSREQEQKQPPETYVIMDVIKRKAEELVERRHRLSEARVSGIVEYDTLQAEQTDLCPTSMEFNLVMRQLEASKQVVIQTQEDGNKIVKFIEKEAQKKKIDEQDLHIHRIQKAHDDLKSKIETLLTETKRLAAEAIAYKQKGMTKLAMSCMRKRRLGLSRVDKLTGSMDTLDNILHRIKEAESNEMVLKAIEGGTKALQGLNSRTSADDVSSVMDNLADATQTQEEILMELSTASYIDEPSQEELEEELSIILQDDTPPRQQNTPTRLQDTPTGLPDTPTGLPDVPSGFRTDRGHVDGSFKDSGSLSDLNKMLDDLQLPDVPTTSPSATKHTDRQALTS